In a single window of the Bradyrhizobium sp. ORS 285 genome:
- a CDS encoding MgtC/SapB family protein yields MRFLHTFQLYDFLDTLVSLFTAFVLGTLIGAERQFRQRSAGLRTNVLVAVGAAAFVDLGNRLTGADGAVRIIAYVVSGIGFLGAGTIMKEGMNVRGLNTAATLWASAAVGACAGADLVAQSVALTLFVLAGNTLLRPLVNAIDRIPLNAATSEANYEIVVTTDILHAAQLREALDERLEAAKYPVRETEVAYRSDDIAEITATLVPLAAETAELDRVTAELAKLPGVRHATWNVSALE; encoded by the coding sequence ATGCGATTCCTGCACACCTTCCAGCTCTATGATTTCCTCGACACGCTCGTCAGCCTGTTCACGGCCTTCGTGCTGGGCACCTTGATCGGCGCCGAGCGGCAATTCCGGCAGCGCAGCGCCGGCCTGCGCACCAACGTGCTGGTCGCCGTCGGTGCCGCGGCCTTCGTCGATCTCGGCAACCGTCTGACCGGCGCCGACGGCGCGGTGCGGATCATTGCCTACGTCGTCTCGGGCATCGGCTTTCTCGGCGCCGGCACGATCATGAAGGAAGGCATGAACGTCCGCGGCCTCAATACGGCGGCGACGCTGTGGGCCTCGGCGGCCGTCGGCGCCTGTGCGGGTGCGGACCTCGTCGCCCAGTCGGTCGCGCTGACCCTGTTCGTGCTCGCCGGCAACACCTTGCTGCGGCCGCTGGTGAATGCGATCGACCGCATCCCGCTCAACGCGGCGACCTCCGAGGCCAACTACGAGATCGTGGTGACCACCGACATCCTGCATGCCGCGCAATTGCGCGAGGCGCTGGATGAGCGGCTGGAGGCGGCCAAATATCCTGTGCGCGAGACCGAGGTCGCCTATCGTTCCGACGACATCGCGGAGATCACCGCGACGTTGGTGCCGCTGGCGGCCGAGACGGCCGAGCTCGACCGCGTCACGGCTGAACTGGCAAAGCTGCCCGGCGTACGTCATGCGACCTGGAACGTCAGCGCGCTGGAGTGA